From a single Arachis hypogaea cultivar Tifrunner chromosome 3, arahy.Tifrunner.gnm2.J5K5, whole genome shotgun sequence genomic region:
- the LOC112791719 gene encoding 1-deoxy-D-xylulose-5-phosphate synthase 2, chloroplastic: MAFCGTFVKPTHSLLPCRTSSTPTTNHGCTKQLCVRASSATASSSSGDKERSIIRKEKDGVWKINYSDEKPPTPLLDTINHPIHTKNLSKQDLEQLAAELRADIVYSVSKTGGHLSSSLGVVDLSVALHHVFSTPEDKIIWDVGHQAYPHKILTGRRSRMHTIRKTSGLAGFPKRDESAHDAFGAGHSSTSISAGLGMAVGRDLLGKNNSVISVIGDGAMTAGQAYEAMNNAGFLDANLIVILNDNKQVSLPTATMDGPATPVGALSSALSKIQASAEFRKLREAAKSITKQIGRQTHEVAAKVDEYARGMISASGSTFFEELGLYYIGPVDGHNIEDMVTIFEKVKAMPAPGPVLIHIVTEKGKGYPPAEAAADKMHGVVKFDPKTGHQFKTKASTLSYTQYFAESLIKEAEVDNKIVAIHAAMGGGTGLNYFQKKFPDRCFDVGIAEQHAVTFAAGLATEGLKPFCAIYSSFLQRGYDQVVHDVDLQKLPVRFAMDRAGLVGADGPTHCGAFDITYMACLPNMVVMAPSDEAELMHMVATAAAIDDRPSCFRFPRGNGIGAVLPLNNKGTALEIGKGRVLTEGSRVAILGYGSIVQQCMQAAELLKTLGVYVTVADARFCKPLDTDLIKELAKEHEILITAEEGSIGGFGSHVAHYLSLSGILDGPLKWRAMTLPDRYIDHGSPQDQIEQAGISSKHIAGTVLSLMGKSKDALLLV; encoded by the exons ATGGCCTTCTGTGGCACTTTTGTTAAGCCAACCCATTCTTTGCTGCCATGCCGCACATCTTCAACTCCAACTACAAACCATGGTTGCACAAAACAG TTGTGTGTGAGAGCTTCATCAGCAACAGCAAGTAGCAGCTCAGGTGATAAGGAAAGGTCTatcataagaaaagagaaagatggTGTATGGAAGATCAATTACTCAGATGAGAAACCACCAACACCACTTTTGGATACAATCAATCATCCAATTCACACTAAGAATCTCtccaaacag GATCTTGAACAACTTGCAGCAGAGCTAAGGGCAGACATTGTGTACAGTGTATCGAAGACCGGCGGCCATCTCAGCTCAAGCTTGGGGGTTGTGGACTTATCAGTGGCTCTGCATCATGTTTTCAGCACTCCTGAAGACAAGATCATATGGGATGTTGGCCACCAG GCATACCCACACAAGATTCTCACAGGCAGAAGGTCCAGGATGCATACCATTAGGAAGACTTCAGGGCTTGCAGGCTTTCCTAAAAGAGATGAGAGCGCTCATGATGCTTTTGGGGCAGGACACAGTTCCACAAGTATATCTGCTGGTCTTG GCATGGCGGTTGGAAGGGATCTGTTGGGAAAGAACAACAGTGTGATTTCAGTTATTGGAGATGGAGCAATGACTGCAGGGCAAGCTTATGAGGCCATGAACAATGCTGGGTTTCTTGATGCTAACCTTATAGTTATTCTTAATGACAACAAGCAAGTTTCTTTACCAACTGCCACAATGGATGGCCCTGCAACTCCAGTTGGAGCCCTCAGCAGTGCCTTGAGCAAAATTCAAGCAAGCGCAGAATTTCGCAAGCTCAGAGAGGCTGCAAAA AGCATCACAAAGCAGATTGGAAGACAAACCCATGAAGTTGCAGCAAAAGTAGATGAGTATGCAAGAGGCATGATCAGTGCTTCCGGATCAACCTTTTTTGAGGAGCTTGGCTTGTACTACATTGGCCCTGTGGATGGTCATAATATTGAAGACATggttacaatttttgaaaaagtcaaagcCATGCCGGCTCCGGGTCCAGTTTTGATTCACATAGTGACAGAGAAAGGGAAAGGATACCCTCCTGCTGAAGCCGCAGCTGATAAGATGCATG GTGTTGTCAAGTTTGATCCGAAAACAGGCCACCAGTTCAAGACAAAAGCATCTACACTATCATATACTCAGTACTTTGCTGAATCCTTGATAAAAGAAGCTGAAGTAGACAACAAGATTGTAGCCATTCACGCTGCCATGGGTGGTGGAACCGGCCTAAACTACTTCCAGAAAAAGTTTCCAGACCGATGCTTCGACGTTGGGATCGCCGAACAACATGCTGTTACATTTGCTGCAGGGCTAGCCACAGAGGGCCTCAAGCCATTTTGTGCTATCTATTCTTCTTTCCTTCAGCGTGGATACGATCAG GTGGTTCATGATGTAGATCTTCAGAAGTTACCGGTCCGATTCGCTATGGATAGAGCTGGTTTAGTTGGTGCTGATGGACCTACTCATTGTGGAGCATTTGACATCACCTACATGGCTTGCTTGCCTAACATGGTGGTCATGGCTCCATCAGATGAGGCTGAACTGATGCACATGGTTGCAACCGCTGCAGCCATAGATGACAGACCAAGCTGCTTTAGGTTCCCAAGGGGGAATGGAATTGGAGCCGTTTTGCCTCTCAATAACAAAGGAACTGCACTTGAG ATTGGAAAGGGTAGAGTTCTGACAGAAGGTAGCAGAGTTGCAATCTTGGGATATGGTTCTATAGTCCAGCAGTGCATGCAAGCTGCAGAACTGCTCAAAACACTTGGAGTCTATGTGACAGTTGCTGATGCTAGGTTCTGCAAGCCTTTGGATACTGATCTCATTAAGGAACTAGCTAAAGAGCATGAAATACTCATCACTGCTGAAGAGGGTTCCATTGGAGGTTTTGGATCTCATGTTGCACATTACTTGAGCTTATCTGGCATCCTTGATGGACCTCTAAAG TGGAGAGCAATGACGCTACCTGATAGGTACATTGATCATGGATCACCTCAGGATCAGATTGAACAAGCAGGAATTTCATCAAAGCATATAGCCGGCACAGTCTTGTCTCTAATGGGAAAGTCAAAGGATGCTCTTCTCTtggtataa